In Castanea sativa cultivar Marrone di Chiusa Pesio chromosome 6, ASM4071231v1, a single window of DNA contains:
- the LOC142637917 gene encoding serine/threonine-protein kinase ZRK1-like: MRWSWFMPYHFFIKRIQEREERKERERAFYENGSLLLEKLIVCCNAKPIPIPTFSPQHLLLATNYFSSSELLGVYVAHWYKGSLEGRIVLIKRFKFMLRDFIINDLVISAQMSGHSNVLKPIGCCLETPCPISVFEFAANGVLADRIYVSRVTELKHQPMVWERRLKIARQIAHALSYLHTAFPRPVIHMHIDMSSILLDEHDVPKLSDFYLSVSIPEGEADVEAFFLDTPESKATGKVTEKADVYDFGGFLLELLTGEDSLNITRFTIDKDSSLVAYIHNRAQGSCINEIVDPAILAEDGEAGVSLLRQLQAVLDLALTCTEEDPQTRPTMVDVTKQLRRIERFTPTGEELGGNLQNLKLLESVEEHASASLKRNASSDEIQAVNEASERPLEV, from the exons ATGCGCTGGAGTTGGTTCATGCCATatcatttctttattaaaagAATACaggaaagagaggaaagaaaggaaagagagagagcgtTTTATGAGAATGGAAGCCTGTTACTTGAGAAGCTGATTGTGTGTTGCAATGCCAAGCCTATTCCCATCCCTACCTTCTCCCCTCAACACCTCCTCCTAGCAACCAActacttttcttcttctgaaCTTCTGGGAGTATATGTGGCCCATTGGTACAAGGGTTCTCTTGAAGGACGAATTGTTCTCATTAAGCGTTTTAAATTTATGTTGCGCGATTTTATTATCAATGATTTAGTGATTTCTGCACAAATGAGTGGTCACAGCAATGTATTAAAGCCCATAGGCTGTTGTCTCGAGACTCCATGTCCCATTTCTGTGTTTGAATTTGCCGCCAATGGTGTCCTTGCAGATCGAATTTATGTCTCCCGTGTTACTGAACTAAAACATCAGCCGATGGTGTGGGAGAGAAGGTTAAAGATAGCAAGGCAGATTGCTCATGCTCTTTCTTATCTCCATACTGCCTTCCCAAGACCTGTCATCCACATGCATATAGATATGTCCAGTATCTTATTAGATGAACATGATGTTCCCAAATTGTCCGACTTTTATCTTTCTGTATCAATTCCCGAAGGTGAAGCTGACGTGGAAGCGTTTTTTCTCGACACTCCAGAGTCTAAAGCAACAGGCAAAGTAACTGAGAAAGCTGATGTATATGATTTTGGTGGGTTTCTTTTAGAACTTTTAACTGGAGAGGATTCTCTTAATATAACCCGATTTACAATTGATAAAGATTCTAGTTTAGTAGCATACATACATAACCGTGCTCAAGGTAGTTGCATAAACGAGATTGTGGATCCTGCAATCTTGGCTGAAGATGGGGAAGCAGGTGTTAGTTTACTACGGCAGTTACAAGCTGTGCTGGACCTTGCCTTGACATGTACAGAGGAAGATCCACAAACAAGGCCAACTATGGTGGATGTCACCAAACAACTCAGACGGATTGAGAG GTTCACACCAACGGGTGAAGAGCTTGGGGGAAATTTGCAGAATTTAAAGCTTCTTGAGAGTGTTGAAGAGCATGCTTCTGCATCATTGAAAAGGAATGCTTCTAGTGATGAAATCCAAGCAGTGAACGAAGCCTCTGAAAGGCCTCTTGAAGTTTAA